TATGGCGGTAGTGATGCCCACGGGAATTTTAACCGTAACTGGCACGTGAAAATACCGCTTTGGTCACTGGGAAGTCATGAAGACCAGATCTTTGCCCAATCTCGCACCCTGCTCCGAAGCGATTCCACCCAAACAAACGACCTCATTGAAGCAATGCAAGCCAGGCGAACAGCACTAACCACAGGACCGGTGGGTGATCTAATCGTTAGAAGTAATGGTGTACAATATGGCATTGGTGACATTCTCAAGATCAATCGGAACCTGGAGATCAACATCACCATAAATGGACTCAGCACCGTTGAATTTGGTTCTGAGATGGATGTCGCCCTGTACTGGGGAGATCTAAGCTATCGACAGGAATCGATTCTATACCACGCGGTTGATCTCAACTATAAATTTGAGCGATCCATCCCATTCAGTCCTGCTGCGGATGGTTATCTGCGACTTGAGATCACCAGTGAAGGCTCCCGTTGGCCAGGTGTTTATCTATCATCACCGATCTGGATCGAGTTACAATGATGTTGATGACACCCTCAGTTTTGTAGATGGTCCAAACGGTGGCGGGCATTGGGGGCATGAGGCAGGTTATCTGGAATGGGAACCTAATCAAGTCTTGATGGACTGGTTCCCAGACAATTTTCCCATCCCTCCTGTAAACAGGGAAAAGATTATTCGCTTCTTGAGCTCAAGAGTCTGAAAGCAGTAGTGAGCAAATAGTTCGGAATTCTCCCAATTTTCGTAAGGAAACAGGTTGACAACTAACCCTGAATGCACATCCAACTTTCAATAAACTGACCTTATTTTTTCCTCTTGATCAAATGCTCATTACTCTCAATAAATACTTGAGCATCAATACTGGCAGTTGCGTAAACGGGATCAGCTTTGGGCATCATCTTGATCGTGAAAATACCAATGGCAGTTTCAGTTGGGGACTTTTCAAATCCAGAACTCACTCTGGTATTCACTCCTCCAGACATGCTGGTAGTAGTTGTAAATGTAATTCCCTCATCTTCCAATTCATCTGCACCGAGATGTTTAAAACTATCATCTTTAATGATCATAAAATGAGTAAAATCATGTTCAAGCGTTAGCTCTGAACAGCGATAGGTCAAATACGTACGAATCTGGTCCACGGTGGAATACTGATTTCCTTCGAAGGTGACCTGGATAGTAATATCATCAATATTTTGTTCACTGTAACCACCGGCTAATTTTTGAGGACCATAAGAGGTGGCACAACTCCCCAGGACCATCAGAATTATTAGTGCAAAGCCCCACATCTGTCTAAATTTCATTTTTGTTTCCTCCAGCATTGCTCTTATGAATAAAATATCCCCCACTCCTCCAATCCGAACACTTCGTACTTAAAATATATCTTTTCTCGCCTGTCTCCGCTAAGCTTCGCCATGGCAAGCAGAGCCGCAAAATCGCAGATTTTTTTGGATTCCAAGCCCCTTTTTACTTTTTACTTCTCACTTTTTACTTCTCACTTCTTACCTGCCTGCCTCACCTGACGCTCCATCGCTTGCCATTCTTCCGGTGACAGAACATCCAGAAAATTGAATTCACCAGCTCCTTTCAGCCATTCTCCCCCGTCGATAGTGATCACTTCACCATTGATATACTGCGCCTGATCCGAAACCAGGAATACTGCCAAGTTTGCTAATTCAAGATGATCGCCTACGCGTTTTAGCGGAATTCGATTGATAAACTGCTTCTCCAGACCAGGTGGCAGAAGGCGTTCCCAGGCTCCCTCAGTCGGAAAAGGACCCGGTGCAATGGCATTCATTGTTATCCCAAATTTAGCCCATTCAACAGCCAGACTGCGAGTCAGGGTTTGAACTCCGGATTTAGCAATAGCTGAAGGAACCACATAACCTGACCCTGTTGTGGCATAGGTCGTGACGATATTAAGGACTCTGGCAGTTTGCTTATGTTTGATCCAATGTTTGCCAAAGGCCAAGGTTGTATTGTAGGATCCCTTCAGGACAATATCGGTGATGACATCAAAGGCTTTGTGACTGAGAGCCTCTGTAGGACTCACAAAATTACCTGCGGCATTATTCAGAAGGATATCCACTGATCCAAAATGTTCAACTGCAGCATGCAAGGCAGACTCAACAGCACGGTAGTCCCGGACATCAAGAGCCAGGGGGAACACCTGACCACCGGTATCGGACATGAGTTCATTTGCTGTGGCTTGCAATGTATCCATTTTACGGCTGGCAATCACAACCTTGGCCTGTAATTCCAGAAAGCGCTTGGCCATGGATTTACCCAATCCGGTTCCACCACCTGTAATAAATATTGTTTTCCCTTTGAGCAGGTCTGCTTGAAACATTTGGATGGTCTCCTTCACCATAACCTGCTTTTCTTGTAATAGTTTGGCAAGGAATATTTTTCTAGAAGTTTCGAACAATGCATAGCCCTGGCGCAGTGTTTGCGGAGAACACAGAGATTTTGGAGAATATCTCACTAAATGGTATCATATCCAAGTTCAGGAGAACCATGCTGACTCAATATGCAGAGTTCCACGCCAGTCTGAATGATGAGCAACGCGGGAAGCTCACCAACTTTATAGGAAAGCTTGAGAAACACAAAAGACACTAGCCATGAGGCATTTTAAATAGCTAAAAAGGGCTGGTCGTTGACTGGCCCTTTCCAGTAAACCTGAGAATATTTGTAATGCTATTTAAACTTCAAGATGAGCCAATTTCTGGAGGAACAAAGTGACTTGTAACCTTGCGAAGGCTGAGAGTCTTCGCAAGGTATAGGCTATCTATTTATAATATTCTTTCAAGTAATCCTGAACCATACGGGTACCAGTGAACTGTACTCCAGTTTTGATTGATTCTTTCATCAAGCCCAGCCATTTTTGTGGATCATCATAATAGGTCGGGATAACTTGTTCTTCCAGAATACGGTACAAATGATCAGCATCAGCAGCATCATTGGCCTGGTCCGGATCGCCGATGGCCCAGCCATTAACACCATCCCGACACCCTTCAGCCCACCAACCATCCAGAATAGACAAGTTAGGCGCACCGTTAAGTGTGGCCTTCATGCCGGATGTACCGGACGCTTCATTTGGTCGCAGCGGCGTATTCAGCCAAACATCCACACCAGCCGTGATCAAATTTCCCA
This region of Candidatus Neomarinimicrobiota bacterium genomic DNA includes:
- a CDS encoding SDR family oxidoreductase, with the translated sequence MFQADLLKGKTIFITGGGTGLGKSMAKRFLELQAKVVIASRKMDTLQATANELMSDTGGQVFPLALDVRDYRAVESALHAAVEHFGSVDILLNNAAGNFVSPTEALSHKAFDVITDIVLKGSYNTTLAFGKHWIKHKQTARVLNIVTTYATTGSGYVVPSAIAKSGVQTLTRSLAVEWAKFGITMNAIAPGPFPTEGAWERLLPPGLEKQFINRIPLKRVGDHLELANLAVFLVSDQAQYINGEVITIDGGEWLKGAGEFNFLDVLSPEEWQAMERQVRQAGKK